The Aythya fuligula isolate bAytFul2 chromosome 7, bAytFul2.pri, whole genome shotgun sequence genome has a window encoding:
- the ANKRD22 gene encoding ankyrin repeat domain-containing protein 22 — protein sequence MGILYSEPICQAAYNNDFNEVQLLLDKNSNYVNIQDSFGGDTPLICACKQGNNRIVSYLLKRNADVNLRNKKDRTCLHYAVRKRFTFLDYVLIIILMPVLLIGYLLMISKTKQNENLIKMLLRAGADVNATDFSGSTALHYACEMKNQTVIPLLLEANADASVKNQDGETPLDIARRLQFSNIESMLRKTS from the exons ATGGGAATACTCTATTCAGAG CCCATTTGCCAAGCAGCGTATAATAATGATTTCAATGAAGTTCAGCTCCTTTTGGATAAAAACAGCAATTACGTGAATATCCAGGACAGCTTTGGTGGAGATACCCCTTTAATTTGTGCATGCAAACAGGGAAACAACAGAATAGTTAGCTATcttctaaaaagaaatgctgatgtCAACCTCAGAAACAAG aaGGACCGCACTTGTCTGCATTATGCTGTGAGAAAACGGTTTACCTTCCTTGACTATGTGCTCATCATAATACTCATGCCAGTTTTGCTTATTGGATATCTTCTCATG ATCTCAAAAACTAAGCAGAATGAAAACCTGATCAAGATGTTGCTTAGGGCTGGAGCTGATGTTAATGCTACAGACTTT TCTGGTAGCACAGCCCTTCACTATGCTTGTGAAATGAAAAACCAGACAGTCATTCCTCTGCTTCTTGAAGCTAATGCAGATGCCTCTGTAAAGAATCAG GATGGGGAGACTCCTTTAGATATTGCGAGAAGATTACAGTTCAGCAACATTGAAAGCATGCTAAGGAAAACTTCCTAG